The Novosphingobium sp. THN1 genome includes a window with the following:
- a CDS encoding SRPBCC family protein, which produces MTAQDKISRYSPEFDVAVRGDTITADRYITREWMELENKHLWPKVWHLGGVLADLEEEGDFIRHNFGKESVVMVRQADGSVKAFYNTCPHRGNRLVLGDVGSAPRLTCGYHGWQFDPDGTLVHVQDPDDFAGGNPCGKVTLSELRCDTWGPFVFWCMDDDVAPLHEWLWPYTERLAGYKLDNWVRVLNVSADCDFNWKIIRDNFNESYHLPTIHPELATFINDGLPTTVFEMYENGHNAMWMIGHQATSRKDYVSGDVPPGLYEAAEAWGIDPKEYRGRTADIREAVIKAKRERGADAGYDYSSMTDQQLVDYFHCTLFPNLTITMSPEQCQILRTEPHPTDPEKCVFQHWCLYPPNAKMPEVLTPVGMAPLRHDAIARHSTYGDGVSVGYVADQDLSIGTTQQQGLNSRGFKGCLLPGQEKRVQRFHEKLNDMVLGHPTAARE; this is translated from the coding sequence ATGACCGCTCAGGACAAGATTTCCCGCTACTCCCCGGAGTTCGACGTAGCCGTTCGCGGCGACACGATCACCGCCGACCGCTACATCACGCGCGAGTGGATGGAGCTGGAGAACAAGCACCTCTGGCCCAAGGTCTGGCACCTTGGCGGCGTGCTGGCCGATCTTGAGGAAGAGGGCGATTTCATCCGCCACAACTTCGGCAAGGAATCGGTCGTCATGGTCCGCCAAGCCGACGGCTCGGTGAAGGCGTTTTACAACACCTGCCCCCATCGCGGTAACCGCCTTGTCCTTGGCGATGTCGGCTCGGCCCCGCGCCTGACCTGCGGCTATCACGGCTGGCAGTTCGATCCCGATGGCACGCTGGTCCACGTGCAGGACCCGGATGATTTCGCCGGCGGCAACCCCTGCGGCAAGGTCACGCTTTCGGAACTGCGCTGCGACACGTGGGGCCCGTTCGTGTTCTGGTGCATGGACGACGATGTCGCCCCGCTGCACGAATGGCTCTGGCCCTATACCGAGCGCCTTGCCGGCTACAAGCTCGACAACTGGGTGCGCGTGCTCAATGTCTCGGCGGACTGCGACTTCAACTGGAAGATCATCCGCGACAACTTCAACGAGAGCTACCACCTCCCGACGATCCACCCCGAACTCGCCACCTTCATCAACGATGGCCTGCCGACCACCGTGTTCGAGATGTACGAGAACGGCCACAACGCGATGTGGATGATCGGCCACCAGGCCACGAGCCGCAAGGACTACGTCAGCGGCGACGTGCCGCCGGGGCTCTACGAGGCGGCCGAGGCCTGGGGGATCGATCCCAAGGAATACCGCGGCCGCACCGCCGACATCCGCGAGGCGGTGATCAAGGCCAAGCGCGAGCGCGGGGCGGATGCGGGCTACGACTACTCCTCGATGACCGACCAGCAGCTGGTGGACTATTTCCACTGCACGCTGTTCCCCAACCTGACGATCACCATGTCGCCCGAACAGTGCCAGATCCTGCGCACCGAACCGCACCCGACCGACCCCGAAAAGTGCGTGTTCCAGCACTGGTGCCTCTATCCGCCGAACGCGAAGATGCCCGAAGTGCTGACTCCTGTCGGCATGGCCCCGCTGCGCCATGATGCCATCGCCCGCCATTCGACTTACGGCGATGGCGTGTCGGTCGGCTACGTCGCCGATCAGGACCTGTCGATCGGCACGACCCAGCAGCAGGGTCTCAACTC
- a CDS encoding SRPBCC family protein: MQQIVANDVLPPPAVLTMEQPAYLGSAPVSVNRYFDQSIFEAEIERIWKRTWQWVCREDHIPEPGDYYTYEVAHLSWVIVRQEDMSVRAFVNSCLHRSTKFKRGEGVGSGDNLRCPYHGWTWNNDGTLASVPCAWDFKHVDPARTNLPEARVGQWGGFVFINPSQDGPSLEEFLAPLPDHFKDWDIANRYVAVHVAKELPCNWKTAQEAFLESYHVLETHPQLLKGVGDANVQYDCHSDHVTRFYAASGVNSPHLATPLSEEELLATMILGDKDSRGEGLTVGPGETARTVMARHLRKVMGEAYKCDLSNVSDSEMIDTIEYHVFPNMVLFPGLSLPMVYRFRPIGLDPNRTLFEILFLRPNPENGPAPDPAEPFHVAEDQSYATAPGFDPAMGHVYDQDTDNLRAQQAGFRASATGVQQLGNYQESRIRHFQMVVDKYLAGEA, translated from the coding sequence ATGCAGCAGATCGTGGCGAACGACGTCCTCCCGCCGCCCGCCGTGCTGACGATGGAACAGCCAGCCTACCTCGGCAGCGCTCCGGTCAGCGTGAACCGCTATTTCGACCAGTCGATCTTCGAGGCCGAGATCGAGCGCATCTGGAAGCGCACCTGGCAGTGGGTCTGCCGCGAGGATCACATTCCCGAGCCGGGCGACTACTACACCTATGAGGTCGCCCACCTCTCCTGGGTCATCGTCCGGCAGGAGGACATGTCGGTCCGCGCCTTCGTCAATTCCTGCCTCCACCGCTCGACCAAGTTCAAGCGCGGCGAGGGCGTGGGTTCGGGCGACAACCTGCGCTGCCCCTACCACGGCTGGACCTGGAACAACGACGGCACGCTCGCCTCGGTCCCCTGCGCCTGGGACTTCAAGCACGTCGACCCGGCAAGGACCAACCTGCCCGAAGCCCGCGTCGGCCAGTGGGGCGGCTTCGTTTTCATCAATCCTTCGCAGGACGGCCCCAGCCTGGAGGAATTCCTCGCGCCCCTGCCCGACCACTTCAAGGACTGGGACATCGCCAACCGCTACGTCGCGGTGCATGTGGCGAAGGAATTGCCCTGCAACTGGAAGACCGCGCAGGAAGCTTTCCTCGAATCCTACCACGTGCTCGAAACCCACCCCCAGCTGCTCAAGGGCGTGGGCGATGCCAACGTGCAGTACGATTGCCATTCCGACCATGTGACGCGGTTCTATGCCGCCAGCGGCGTCAACTCACCCCACCTCGCCACCCCCCTCAGCGAGGAAGAGCTCCTCGCCACGATGATCCTTGGCGACAAGGATTCCCGTGGCGAGGGCCTTACCGTCGGCCCCGGCGAGACCGCCCGCACCGTCATGGCCCGCCATCTGCGCAAGGTCATGGGCGAGGCCTACAAGTGCGATCTGTCGAACGTCTCGGACAGCGAGATGATCGACACCATCGAATACCATGTCTTCCCGAACATGGTGCTGTTTCCCGGCCTGTCGCTGCCGATGGTCTATCGCTTCCGCCCGATCGGGCTCGATCCCAATCGCACCCTGTTCGAAATCCTGTTCCTGCGCCCCAATCCCGAAAACGGGCCGGCGCCCGATCCGGCCGAGCCCTTCCACGTCGCAGAAGACCAGAGCTACGCCACTGCCCCCGGCTTCGATCCTGCCATGGGCCACGTCTACGATCAGGATACCGACAACCTTCGCGCCCAGCAGGCCGGCTTCCGCGCCAGCGCCACTGGCGTGCAGCAGCTCGGCAACTATCAGGAATCGCGCATCCGCCACTTCCAGATGGTCGTCGACAAGTACCTGGCAGGAGAAGCCTGA
- a CDS encoding alpha-glucuronidase family glycosyl hydrolase: MTRLRATIALVMAALTGLATSPARADDGYNLWLRPIIGTSTEMRLPAATVEAPRRSPTIDRAAAELRRSLPRLPAAVMPATVILATSNAPQLAALDLDTRALGHEGYLIREVKIGKRAVILVTGNSDIAVLYGAFALLRHVRAGGSTAAINLASTPAIPLRLLNHWDNLDGSVERGYAGQSLWDWWTLPDFKDPRYDDYARANASIGINGTVLNNVNAKAESLTAPYLAKAAALADVFRPWGIRVYLTARFSAPIELGGLKTADPRDPAVAAWWQAKADEIYRAIPDFGGFLVKANSEGQPGPRDYGASHADGANMLAAALQRHGGTVLWRAFVYADTDPTDRAKQAYSEFRPLDGKFAENVIVQVKNGPIDFQPREPAHPLFGAMPRTQLGAEFQITKEYLGFATHLAYLGPLFEEVLDTETGHAPDQTVATTLAAIAGVANIGRDRDWSGSTFNQANWYAFGRLAWDPQLPSQTIAREWSRQTFGNDALVDETVTAMMLRSREAVVDYTGPFGLAHLFGTDHHYGPGPWIADLKRPEWNAVYYHRADADGIGFDRTASGSNAIAQYAPAIAERLARPETTPPQLLLWFHHLPWTYPLPGGETLWHAMVRRYDHGVAEVDAMRRQWATLKPHIDAERWAKTDAYLGIQAREARWWRDASLAYWMSINHLPLPAGSPAPAHDLAWYKQQRFPYAPGAPH; the protein is encoded by the coding sequence ATGACACGCCTGCGCGCAACGATCGCTCTGGTCATGGCCGCCCTGACTGGCCTTGCCACAAGCCCGGCCCGGGCCGACGATGGCTACAATCTCTGGCTCCGCCCGATCATCGGCACATCAACGGAAATGCGGCTCCCGGCAGCAACGGTCGAGGCCCCTCGCCGCTCCCCCACCATTGACCGCGCCGCTGCCGAATTGCGCCGTAGCCTGCCCCGCCTGCCGGCCGCCGTGATGCCTGCTACCGTGATATTGGCTACCAGCAACGCGCCGCAACTCGCCGCGCTTGATCTCGATACGCGGGCGCTCGGCCATGAAGGCTATCTGATTCGCGAAGTCAAGATCGGCAAGCGTGCCGTCATCCTCGTTACCGGCAACAGCGATATCGCTGTGCTCTACGGCGCCTTTGCCCTGCTGCGCCATGTTCGCGCTGGCGGATCGACCGCTGCGATTAATCTCGCCTCCACCCCAGCCATTCCGCTGCGGCTGCTCAACCACTGGGACAACCTCGATGGCTCGGTCGAACGCGGCTATGCCGGGCAATCCTTGTGGGACTGGTGGACCCTGCCTGACTTCAAGGACCCGCGCTATGACGATTACGCCCGCGCCAATGCCTCCATCGGCATCAACGGCACCGTCCTCAACAACGTCAATGCCAAGGCCGAAAGCCTCACCGCACCCTATCTCGCCAAGGCCGCCGCGCTGGCCGACGTGTTCCGCCCGTGGGGCATCCGGGTCTATCTGACAGCGCGCTTTTCCGCCCCGATCGAACTCGGAGGCCTCAAGACCGCCGATCCGCGCGATCCAGCGGTGGCGGCGTGGTGGCAGGCCAAGGCCGACGAGATCTATCGCGCCATCCCGGATTTCGGTGGCTTTCTGGTCAAGGCCAACAGCGAAGGCCAGCCCGGCCCGCGCGACTATGGCGCCAGCCACGCCGATGGCGCCAACATGCTCGCCGCCGCGCTGCAGCGTCACGGCGGTACCGTACTCTGGCGCGCCTTCGTCTATGCCGACACTGACCCCACTGACCGCGCCAAGCAGGCTTACAGCGAATTCCGGCCGCTCGACGGCAAGTTCGCCGAAAACGTGATCGTGCAGGTCAAGAACGGCCCTATCGATTTCCAGCCACGCGAACCGGCCCACCCATTGTTCGGCGCAATGCCGCGCACGCAGCTTGGCGCCGAATTCCAGATCACCAAGGAATACCTGGGCTTCGCCACCCACCTCGCCTACCTCGGCCCCCTGTTCGAGGAAGTGCTCGATACGGAGACCGGCCATGCACCAGATCAGACCGTGGCCACCACGCTCGCGGCGATTGCGGGCGTGGCCAACATCGGACGCGATCGCGATTGGTCGGGCAGTACCTTCAACCAGGCCAACTGGTATGCCTTCGGACGTCTCGCCTGGGACCCGCAACTGCCCTCACAGACAATCGCGCGCGAATGGTCGCGGCAGACTTTCGGCAATGATGCCCTAGTAGACGAAACCGTCACCGCGATGATGCTGCGCTCGCGCGAGGCGGTCGTCGATTACACCGGCCCGTTCGGCCTTGCCCACCTGTTCGGCACCGATCATCACTATGGCCCCGGCCCGTGGATTGCCGATCTCAAGCGGCCCGAATGGAACGCGGTCTACTATCACCGCGCCGATGCAGATGGCATCGGCTTTGACCGCACGGCCTCCGGCAGCAACGCCATTGCGCAATATGCCCCGGCCATCGCCGAGCGCCTCGCCCGGCCCGAAACCACGCCGCCGCAGTTGCTGCTATGGTTCCATCATCTGCCATGGACCTATCCGCTGCCGGGTGGAGAAACCCTGTGGCATGCCATGGTCCGCCGCTATGATCATGGCGTCGCCGAAGTCGATGCCATGCGCCGCCAATGGGCCACGCTGAAGCCGCACATCGATGCAGAGCGCTGGGCCAAGACCGATGCCTATCTCGGCATTCAGGCCCGCGAGGCGCGCTGGTGGCGCGATGCCAGCCTGGCCTACTGGATGTCGATCAACCACTTGCCCCTGCCCGCCGGCTCGCCAGCGCCTGCGCATGACCTTGCGTGGTACAAGCAGCAACGCTTCCCATACGCCCCTGGAGCGCCGCACTAG
- a CDS encoding fumarylacetoacetate hydrolase family protein: protein MGLGLTACLPRDYAEGVFIGRAEAVDGPHVIVLRNGRINDITAVASSVSGAIARRTFAGGSDLGAIEDGLPEGWSLLSPIDLQCVKACGVTFAVSAIERVIEERARGDAAAAASIRQGLEDTVGAGIRAVVPGSEEAMALKAALIAQGMWSQYLEVAIGPDAEVFSKSPVLSTVGHGALIGVRSDSSWNNPEPEVVLVCDGTGEVVGATLGNDVNLRDFEGRSALLLSKAKDNTASCAIGPFIRLFDEGFGIDDVRAAEVELVVEGTDNFRMEGTNRMTEISRDPLELLRQTMSEHSYPDGFVLFCGTLFAPVQDRDEPGGGFTHKVGDVVTIRSDRLGALSNTVTTSRDAPKWTLGIGAFMRNLATRGLVEKI, encoded by the coding sequence ATGGGTTTGGGCCTCACGGCTTGCCTGCCACGCGACTACGCGGAGGGCGTGTTCATCGGTCGGGCCGAAGCGGTCGACGGGCCGCACGTGATCGTTTTGCGCAATGGCCGGATCAACGACATCACTGCGGTGGCGAGCTCCGTTTCGGGCGCGATTGCGCGCCGCACCTTCGCAGGGGGAAGCGATCTGGGCGCGATCGAGGATGGCTTGCCCGAGGGCTGGTCCCTGCTTTCGCCGATAGACTTGCAGTGCGTGAAGGCCTGTGGCGTGACCTTTGCCGTTAGCGCTATCGAAAGGGTGATCGAGGAACGCGCGCGGGGCGATGCCGCAGCGGCGGCGAGTATCCGCCAAGGCCTGGAGGATACGGTGGGTGCCGGTATCCGCGCCGTCGTGCCCGGCAGCGAGGAGGCGATGGCGCTCAAGGCTGCTCTGATTGCGCAAGGCATGTGGTCGCAATACCTCGAGGTCGCGATCGGGCCGGATGCCGAGGTGTTCTCGAAATCGCCGGTGCTTTCGACCGTGGGCCACGGTGCGCTGATCGGCGTGCGGTCGGATTCGAGCTGGAACAATCCCGAGCCCGAAGTGGTGCTGGTGTGCGACGGCACTGGCGAGGTCGTCGGCGCGACGCTGGGCAATGACGTTAACCTGCGCGATTTCGAGGGGCGGTCGGCATTGTTGCTGTCGAAGGCCAAGGACAACACTGCGTCCTGTGCAATCGGGCCGTTCATCCGCCTGTTCGACGAGGGCTTCGGCATCGACGACGTGCGCGCCGCCGAAGTGGAACTGGTGGTCGAAGGCACCGACAACTTCCGCATGGAAGGCACCAACCGCATGACCGAGATCAGCCGCGATCCGCTGGAACTGCTGCGCCAGACGATGAGCGAGCACAGCTATCCCGATGGCTTCGTGCTGTTCTGTGGCACGCTGTTCGCCCCGGTGCAGGACCGTGACGAGCCGGGCGGCGGCTTTACCCACAAGGTGGGCGACGTGGTGACGATCCGTTCCGATCGGCTCGGCGCGTTGAGCAACACTGTCACGACATCGCGCGATGCGCCCAAATGGACCTTGGGCATTGGCGCCTTCATGCGCAATCTGGCCACACGCGGCCTGGTGGAGAAGATCTGA
- a CDS encoding cytochrome P450, whose translation MQRPSHVPEDRVVDIDIYLPPGLEAQGFHRAWSKLSAIHPSVVWTPRNEGHWIALGGEALQEVQSDPERFSSRVIVLPKSVGEMHGLIPTTIDPPEHRPYRQLLNAHLNPGAIRGLTESIRQTAVGLIDSFAHKGHCNFTTDYAEQFPIRVFMALVGIDAAEAPKIRHWAECMTRPGMDMTFDQAKAVFFDYVGPLVDARRGGKGEDMISAMINADLGEGRRLTRDEALSIVTQVLIAGLDTVVNVLGFIMRELAENPALRADLRQRGGDIVPVVHELFRRFGLVSIAREVRDDIADFHGVPLKAGDMIAIPTQVHGLDPRVNPDPLAIDPARKRARHSTFGSGPHMCPGQELARKEVAITLEEWLKRIPEFALGPDSDLSPVPGIVGALRRVDLVWTP comes from the coding sequence ATGCAGCGCCCTTCGCACGTCCCCGAAGATCGTGTGGTCGATATCGACATCTATCTACCGCCCGGGCTCGAAGCCCAAGGCTTCCACCGGGCGTGGAGCAAACTTAGCGCCATCCATCCATCCGTCGTCTGGACGCCGCGCAACGAAGGGCACTGGATCGCGCTGGGCGGCGAAGCCCTGCAGGAGGTCCAGTCCGATCCGGAGCGCTTCTCCTCGCGCGTGATCGTCCTGCCCAAGTCGGTCGGCGAGATGCACGGCCTCATTCCCACCACGATCGATCCGCCCGAACATCGCCCCTATCGCCAGTTGCTCAACGCGCACCTCAATCCCGGCGCGATCCGCGGCCTGACCGAGAGCATCCGCCAGACCGCCGTCGGCCTGATCGACAGCTTCGCCCACAAGGGCCACTGCAACTTCACCACCGATTATGCCGAGCAGTTCCCGATCCGGGTGTTCATGGCACTGGTCGGCATCGACGCCGCCGAAGCGCCGAAAATCCGCCACTGGGCCGAGTGCATGACCCGCCCCGGCATGGACATGACCTTCGATCAGGCCAAGGCCGTGTTCTTCGATTATGTCGGCCCGCTGGTCGATGCGCGCCGTGGCGGCAAGGGCGAGGACATGATCAGCGCAATGATCAACGCAGACCTCGGAGAAGGCCGCCGCCTGACGCGCGACGAGGCGCTGTCCATCGTCACCCAAGTTCTGATTGCCGGGCTCGATACCGTCGTCAACGTGCTCGGGTTCATCATGCGCGAACTGGCCGAAAACCCGGCCCTGCGCGCCGATCTCAGGCAGCGCGGCGGCGACATCGTGCCAGTGGTCCACGAACTGTTCCGCCGCTTCGGCCTCGTCTCCATTGCCCGCGAAGTGCGCGACGACATTGCCGATTTCCACGGCGTTCCCCTCAAGGCTGGCGACATGATCGCGATCCCGACGCAAGTCCACGGACTTGACCCGCGCGTGAACCCCGATCCTCTGGCCATCGACCCCGCCCGCAAACGCGCCCGCCACTCCACGTTTGGCTCCGGCCCGCACATGTGTCCGGGTCAGGAACTCGCCCGCAAGGAAGTGGCGATCACGCTGGAAGAGTGGCTGAAGCGCATCCCCGAATTCGCTCTTGGCCCGGACAGCGACCTCTCCCCCGTCCCCGGCATCGTCGGCGCCCTGCGCCGAGTCGATCTGGTCTGGACTCCCTGA
- a CDS encoding nuclear transport factor 2 family protein has translation MAFDMAAEVRDLCARRDIHDALCRYMRGQDRLDPELHRSAFHDDAWVDCGLMQGSADEFVSFAQGFLADLGGSQHIIGQAQIDVRGDEASGEVYFYAWHRTTEDGEPKDLVVAGRYVDEYTCKNGEWRISRRREIVDWARTDPAADGFLSGNPLVRPGRRGTDFSQTRDWPV, from the coding sequence ATGGCCTTTGACATGGCGGCCGAAGTCCGCGATCTCTGCGCTCGCCGCGACATCCACGATGCGCTGTGCCGCTACATGCGCGGGCAGGACCGGCTCGACCCCGAACTCCACCGCAGCGCCTTCCACGATGACGCATGGGTCGATTGCGGCCTGATGCAGGGCAGCGCCGATGAGTTCGTCAGCTTTGCCCAAGGCTTCCTCGCCGATCTTGGCGGCAGCCAGCACATCATCGGCCAGGCCCAGATCGACGTGCGCGGGGATGAGGCCAGCGGCGAAGTCTACTTCTACGCCTGGCACCGCACCACCGAAGACGGCGAACCCAAGGACCTTGTCGTCGCCGGGCGCTATGTCGACGAGTATACCTGCAAGAATGGCGAGTGGCGTATCAGCCGCCGCCGGGAAATAGTGGACTGGGCGCGTACCGACCCGGCAGCCGACGGATTCCTTTCAGGCAATCCGCTGGTCCGGCCGGGACGACGCGGAACGGACTTCAGCCAGACCCGAGACTGGCCGGTCTGA
- a CDS encoding SMP-30/gluconolactonase/LRE family protein codes for MAVMTAVRRVLELGCTLGEGPVWDAARECLWFVDIKNKRIHSFEPATGRHESFGVHEQVGWVVPAIGGKLLAGMKDGLHLFDPALGTSVHVADVPGEPASNRLNDACVDAQGRVWFGSMDDDEDAPSGRFYRAHVREVVAQGPNGVCITNGPAVSPDGTKLYFTDTLAKTIFVADLAEDGSAGAAQVFAQVSDDFPEAYADGPVCDAQGCVWTGLWNGWGVARYSPEGKLIEKVDLPVANVTKLAFGGADLKTAFVTTARKGLDDKALAAQPMAGDLFAFDVTVPGFATPLAEFRA; via the coding sequence ATGGCGGTGATGACAGCTGTGCGGCGGGTTCTGGAGCTTGGCTGCACGCTGGGCGAAGGGCCGGTGTGGGACGCGGCGCGAGAGTGCCTGTGGTTCGTCGACATCAAGAACAAGCGCATCCACAGCTTCGAACCAGCCACCGGGCGGCACGAAAGCTTCGGCGTGCATGAGCAGGTCGGCTGGGTGGTGCCTGCCATCGGCGGCAAGCTGCTGGCGGGGATGAAGGACGGCTTGCACCTTTTCGACCCGGCGCTGGGCACGAGCGTGCACGTGGCGGACGTTCCCGGGGAGCCGGCGAGCAACCGTCTCAACGATGCCTGCGTAGATGCGCAGGGCCGCGTCTGGTTCGGTTCGATGGACGACGACGAGGACGCGCCGAGCGGAAGGTTCTATCGCGCGCATGTCCGCGAAGTGGTGGCGCAGGGGCCGAACGGGGTGTGCATCACCAATGGTCCCGCGGTGTCGCCCGATGGGACGAAGCTTTATTTCACCGATACGCTGGCGAAGACGATCTTCGTCGCCGATCTGGCTGAGGACGGCAGCGCGGGTGCGGCGCAAGTGTTTGCGCAAGTGTCAGACGATTTCCCCGAGGCCTATGCCGATGGGCCGGTGTGCGACGCGCAAGGCTGCGTGTGGACCGGGCTGTGGAATGGCTGGGGCGTTGCGCGCTATTCGCCCGAGGGCAAGCTGATCGAGAAGGTCGACCTGCCGGTCGCCAATGTGACCAAGCTGGCGTTCGGCGGGGCGGACCTGAAGACCGCGTTCGTGACGACCGCGCGCAAGGGTCTGGACGACAAGGCGCTGGCAGCGCAGCCGATGGCGGGGGACCTGTTCGCCTTTGACGTGACGGTGCCGGGTTTTGCGACGCCGCTTGCGGAGTTCAGGGCGTGA
- a CDS encoding sialate O-acetylesterase, giving the protein MRAWFVLLGAGVSAPAMAAPALELGAVWSDHAVIQRDRPVVVEGQALPGAVVAGTLGGEAAQAKAGADGAFALTFRARKASAEATDLKVTSGSESVSVSDLLVGDVWLCSGQSNMEFQLSRALNGGMEVAMSADPALRLLQVPKAMSYLPEREFGKQTRWAVSGPETSGGFSAVCWFMARELRRARGVPIGAVHASWGGSKVTPWLDPAAGAEIGGAQEMALLALFAKDRLAAVTQFAPRWTAWYSGENRGAKPWLKPDELPWQPVPAIKGWLGWDKTPLAAKPTGTVWMRRQVTLSAAQAKAGVTLALGVLDDMDMTFVNGQAVGNTFGWDEERAYAVPPRFLKAGVNEIMIAVTNTYGNGGFASSADRLFLTQASGEKMPLGEGWRYAIAPTRTYPPRAPWDANAGIGLMHNRMIAPLGHFAMDGAAWYQGESDVDTADYARRMKALIAGWRARFGQDLKVGIVQLANYGPASDKPVESGWAQTRDVQRQIVVDDPKAFLATAIDLGERTDIHPANKLLVAQRLAMGAQGKALPMPIAAKAEANAVRVTFSGVEGGLYAWSSDAAISFELCDAAGACRFAPGRVDGDAVVLATDGKPAAKVRYGWADSPVVNLFDGRSQAVPGFEMAVVAN; this is encoded by the coding sequence ATGCGCGCGTGGTTTGTCCTGCTGGGCGCAGGGGTATCCGCGCCGGCGATGGCTGCACCCGCGCTGGAACTGGGTGCAGTGTGGAGCGATCACGCGGTGATCCAGCGCGATCGGCCGGTGGTGGTCGAAGGGCAGGCACTGCCGGGGGCGGTCGTGGCAGGAACGCTGGGGGGCGAGGCTGCACAGGCGAAGGCCGGGGCGGACGGTGCCTTTGCGCTGACCTTCCGGGCGCGCAAGGCTTCGGCCGAAGCGACCGACCTCAAGGTAACTTCAGGTTCTGAGTCCGTGAGCGTTTCAGACCTGCTGGTGGGTGACGTGTGGCTCTGTTCGGGCCAGTCGAACATGGAGTTCCAGCTTTCGCGCGCGCTGAACGGTGGCATGGAAGTGGCGATGTCGGCCGATCCGGCACTGCGGCTGCTGCAGGTGCCAAAGGCGATGTCCTACCTGCCCGAGCGCGAATTCGGCAAGCAGACGCGCTGGGCGGTTTCCGGGCCGGAGACGAGCGGCGGCTTTTCCGCAGTGTGCTGGTTTATGGCGCGTGAATTGCGCCGGGCGCGCGGCGTGCCGATCGGCGCGGTTCACGCCAGCTGGGGCGGTTCCAAGGTGACGCCGTGGCTTGATCCGGCGGCCGGGGCGGAGATTGGTGGGGCGCAGGAGATGGCGCTGCTGGCATTGTTCGCGAAGGACAGGCTGGCGGCGGTAACGCAATTCGCGCCGCGCTGGACAGCGTGGTATTCGGGTGAAAACAGGGGCGCCAAGCCATGGCTCAAGCCCGATGAACTGCCGTGGCAACCTGTTCCGGCGATCAAGGGCTGGCTGGGCTGGGACAAGACGCCTCTGGCGGCCAAGCCCACCGGCACCGTCTGGATGCGGAGGCAGGTGACGCTTTCGGCAGCGCAGGCCAAGGCGGGTGTCACGCTGGCGCTGGGCGTGCTCGATGACATGGACATGACCTTCGTCAACGGTCAAGCCGTGGGCAACACCTTCGGCTGGGACGAGGAGCGCGCCTATGCGGTGCCGCCGAGGTTCCTGAAGGCTGGCGTGAACGAGATCATGATCGCCGTGACCAACACTTATGGCAACGGCGGCTTTGCCAGTTCGGCGGACCGGCTGTTCCTGACGCAGGCGAGTGGCGAGAAGATGCCGCTGGGCGAGGGTTGGCGCTATGCCATTGCGCCGACCAGGACCTACCCGCCGCGCGCGCCGTGGGATGCAAATGCCGGCATCGGGCTGATGCACAATCGCATGATCGCCCCGCTCGGGCACTTCGCGATGGATGGCGCGGCCTGGTATCAGGGCGAGAGCGACGTCGACACGGCGGACTATGCGCGCCGGATGAAGGCGCTGATTGCCGGATGGCGCGCGCGGTTCGGCCAGGACCTGAAAGTCGGCATCGTGCAGCTTGCGAATTATGGTCCGGCGTCGGACAAGCCGGTTGAAAGCGGCTGGGCGCAAACGCGGGATGTGCAGCGGCAGATCGTTGTCGACGATCCGAAGGCGTTCCTTGCGACGGCCATCGATCTTGGCGAGCGGACGGACATTCACCCGGCAAACAAGCTGCTGGTTGCGCAGCGCCTTGCGATGGGCGCGCAAGGCAAGGCTCTGCCGATGCCAATTGCGGCAAAGGCGGAAGCCAACGCGGTGAGGGTCACGTTCAGCGGCGTCGAGGGTGGGCTTTACGCCTGGAGTTCTGACGCCGCGATCAGCTTCGAACTGTGCGACGCCGCCGGCGCTTGCCGGTTCGCACCGGGCCGCGTTGATGGCGATGCAGTGGTGCTGGCAACCGATGGCAAGCCGGCGGCGAAAGTCCGCTATGGCTGGGCCGATAGCCCGGTGGTCAACCTGTTCGACGGGCGTTCGCAGGCCGTACCGGGCTTCGAAATGGCAGTGGTGGCGAACTGA